A single genomic interval of Colius striatus isolate bColStr4 chromosome 9, bColStr4.1.hap1, whole genome shotgun sequence harbors:
- the PCBD2 gene encoding pterin-4-alpha-carbinolamine dehydratase 2 isoform X8 has translation MAFGFMTRVALQAEKMNHHPEWFNVYSKVQITLISHDRGGLTKRDVKLAQFIDKAAASV, from the exons GCTTTTGGATTCATGACGCGTGTTGCTCTACAAGCAGAGAAAATGAATCACCACCCGGAATGGTTTAATGTCTACAGCAAG GTTCAGATAACTCTGATTTCCCATGACCGTGGTGGACTGACCAAGAGAGACGTGAAGTTGGCTCAGTTTATTGACAAAGCTGCTGCCTCAGTGTGA
- the PCBD2 gene encoding pterin-4-alpha-carbinolamine dehydratase 2 isoform X7 codes for MFFKLAFGFMTRVALQAEKMNHHPEWFNVYSKVQITLISHDRGGLTKRDVKLAQFIDKAAASV; via the exons ATGTTCTTCAAATTG GCTTTTGGATTCATGACGCGTGTTGCTCTACAAGCAGAGAAAATGAATCACCACCCGGAATGGTTTAATGTCTACAGCAAG GTTCAGATAACTCTGATTTCCCATGACCGTGGTGGACTGACCAAGAGAGACGTGAAGTTGGCTCAGTTTATTGACAAAGCTGCTGCCTCAGTGTGA